In the genome of Puntigrus tetrazona isolate hp1 chromosome 8, ASM1883169v1, whole genome shotgun sequence, the window CCTTCTACTTCTCCAGCTGCCACAGGCTTCTTTGTAGAGAAGAAAGATGGAGGACCGAGACCCTGCATTGATTACCATGGACTCAGTGTCACTGTTCACGTGTTCGCGTTGTGtcgtgtgttttgtttttcccctcTATCTGTTCTCCGCTCTTTAAACTCTTAGTCaccggtcattggttcccgtcacccatcaatcatcatcagcgctgacgtcacccattccgcagtctccaatcattccaaactacctcaaataaaagagcccgccagaccacccacaagcccccattttgttttgctgtttgctcaCTACCTGTTTGAATACTGATTACCATTGTATATTGCGttgtttgatgttcgttactGTGTCTTGTTTTTTCGTTCCCTTTTCCGCTCATATTGTTAGTTATCATTCGTTGCGTGTTATGAGGGcggggagaagtggacaggtaagaacatcacgtgacttacattgcaacacgtaggaatctgttttgtatagtacattaggttagaAGCGCGTGCTGCCACCCCATGTACTTTTGGTTTTGGATCAGTGAGCGTAGTATAAGTTAGTGTcacggacgctgaagacatttttctttccaTATAATTACTGTTGGTAGATAGTTTAGGGGAAGTTAAGtagctggagacggttttgatttattttctttattttagcaccgccctcgtctcttcttcccgttcccttcgtcttgtgtttttgttcctgtaaataatgtaaacagtGTACGTGTATctacctttttttccttttagttctatcaccattgcacctcttgtatttaataatcacctacacaaataaaattattatcttgtacattagtttgcactGTTTTCTTTGTCCCACAGACTATACAcacgtttttaatgtctatcttttaaatgttataccccagTACCCCTAGACCTCACGTGGGGTCGTAACAGTCACCAAGAAGTTCAGGTATCCACTTCCATTAGTCCCATCTGCCCTAGAACAAATAAGGGAAGCCACTATTTACACCAAGCTAGATCTGAGGAGGGCATATAACCTCATCAGAATCAAGAAGGGCTATGAGTGGAAAACCAAATTTCTTACAACAAGAATATTCAATATCAAGTTATGCTGTATGGGCTCGCCAACTCACTAGCCATGTTCCAGTCCTTCATCAATCAGATTTTCAAAGATATACTGAACCAATTTGTCATTGCCTACATTGCCTACATCTATGACATCCTGATTTTCCTTGACCCTGAGAAACGAGCACATTAAACATGCACAAACTGTACTGTCCAGAATGTTGGAGAACCAACTATATGTAAAGGCTgaaaaatgtgagtttcatgtcACCCATACATCCTTCCTGGGCTATGAGATTAGTCCAAATGGGATAAAGATGGATGAACTCAAGGTTACCGCCATAACAGAATGGCCCAAACCTACAACAGTTAAAAGAACTTCAACAATTTCTAGGATTCGCAAACTTCTATAGGAGGTTCATCAGAAACTACAGTCTAGTAGCAGCCCCCCTTACCTCACTCCTAAAAGTAAGTGCACTCCCAAGCTGAACTGGACACCAGAAGCCTTCACAATCCTCAAAGAGAGATTCACTTCGGCACCTATTCTCAAGCACCATGATCCAAAATGCCCTTTCATTGTAGAAGTCAACGTTTCAGTTGACCCCTTAGGCAAATTCCATCCCTGTGCATTCTTCTCCAGGAAGCTCACACCCGCAGAAAGAAACTATGATGTGGGAAACAAGGAGCTTCTATCTATGAAGGCTGTAATCGAGGAATGGTGACACTGGCTTGAGGGCGCAAGTCCTGACGGTTAGTACCCTTAAAAGCACTCCCCACTGCCATGGAAACAGCCCTCACACTTTTCCATAATGTGTTCAGAGTATACAGAATCCCTGAGGATATTGTCAGCGATCGTGGCACCCAGTTTATTTCCCAATTGTGGAGAGCTTTCTGTAAGCAACTTGATATCAACGTCAGCCTCACTTCTGGGTACTATCCACAATCCAAAGGCCAGGTAGAACACCTCAACCAAGAGATCGACCAAAACCTCAGAACTTACTGTTGTTGAGAACAGCACAGATGGTCAGAATTTCTACCATGGGCCAAATATGCTCAAAACTCCTTGGCCCACTCTTCCACAGGCCTAACTCCCTTCCAATGCATCCTGATTCAAGTCAACAGGCGTCGGCGGCCACACCCTCCCTACCAATCAGGTCAACAGGTTGTGGCTACCaagcaggaagctcagcccTAGGTGTGTAGGTCCCTTTAAGATTCttagaattaaataattaatgatgtGAACTATAGGCTTGAGCTTCCTGCTATAGCCGGACCCGATCGTCCAGCTCCACGACCACGAGGTTGACCACAGGGACAACCACATAGagctccaggagtcgctcctagaggGGGGTTTCCACCAGAAGGAGCCCTCATTTGAGTATTAGCTTGTCTCTACTGCTTCACTGGTTACTTCCTGTCTGCAGCCTTTATAACCAGAGGGCTCTCCACGTGCTAATCatgaagtattgccagtttcactgccttaccaagcgtttctCTCATATCTTCTGATTGCCATTGTTGTGTATGAACCTTGCTTGTTTCCTTGTTTCACGTCTCTCAGATTATACCTACCTGTATTGTTTGCCTGATCGGACTGCCAACCCCGTATTGATGtgtgaactaaaaataaataaatctgtccTATGCACTTcctgtgtaaatacatttactgtatacagtctctctaaaaaatatatgaaatatgtattgtaattttaaagtatatatatattgcttcaGCTCAGTACTGaaactgcctctagtgttcattccAGCTGTAAATTGCAgtgaattataaatgtaagcacattatttttttagtttagcaGAGTTGTATTTGATaaatatttccaatgagccCATGTCAACTAAACCATGACAGAAAGGCATAATCCACcaaggagagagaaaagacacaATTAGCAGCTTTTGGAGCATGAACTGAATATGACCATAAACCAAAGAAATGCTTAAATCGAGTGTAGAACATAAAAAAGGTATTCTTAGAGCACGGTAATGAAGACAGGACAGAGCAATGTACTAAATCATGCAGTGTGGAAGGCCCTGGGATTTTTCTGGTGAATGACAATGCCCAGAGTGTAAAGACAGTTTCTGAATGATAAAGgtcaatttatttttagcttgagTGTTTGCTTCAACCTCATTGTTTTTCTGACTTTGGAGACTGAGTAGTGGCATTACAATAGGGCTCATGAGAATATGGCAACCCTTGAATAAAGCCACCAAgtagcaataaaataaagaacagaTGAAGATACAGAAAGATGGTTCAGAGTTTAATATCTTTTATGTACCGATTTCAACTGTAAGAAGCCCTGAAGTCTTTTAGGATTtaatgaagcattcaaaccCTTTCATAAGCTTAATGATATTTAACTAAcagaaattttattatttaaaagaaaaaaaagaattgtgaaatgaatatttcagatttaagcGACCGACAAGAATTCTATGAGGAATCcttattcaaaaacataattgtGGTCTTATTTGGTATCTCTATCAGTTGTATCAATAGCCTgttgatttatattttcttcaAGAACCCTGTCTTCGCTCAGGAGCCCCGCTATATTCTTTACATGCATCTGATCATCAATGACATCATTACATTGTCTGTCAGTgtgattttgtttgtgtttatttacttactgCCAAAGATGAATGTCGCTATCTGCTGCATTTTCATCTTAATTGGAAGCAGTGCCTACAGGAACACACCACTAAACCTGGCCGGCATGGCTATTGAGCGCTTTGTGGCCGTCTGCTACCCTCTACATCATGCACAAGTATGCACCATCCAAAATACCAAAATCCTGATCGGCATCATCTGGTTGGTGGGAGCTCTGCCTTGCCTGGTGGATCTGCTTGTGGTCTTGGTTCTTCGTCCGCTTTCCTTTTTTACCACTAGTCGGACATGCTaccatgaaaatgtatttgatttaaaatacaatatagtaAGTCATGTTGTCTTTAATATTGGCTACATGTGCTTAGTGTGGGTACTGCTCTTCTACACTTACTTCAAAGTACTGTTCTCTGCTAAAGCAGCTGCTTCAGAACCAGCTCAAGCACAGAAGGCCAGGAGAACCATTTTACTGCATGGAGTCCAGTTACTGCTCTGTACACTGTCCCTCTTCACAAGTGTACTGGACGGGGCCTTAACTTCTCTCTTCCCTTACTACAGGTCTGAAATCTACTTCTGCGACTTCATTCTTACCAGCATTTTACCACGTCTGCTAAGTCCACTAATATATGGCATGAGGgatcaaaagtttaaaaagtacatGAAGATTGCACTGATGTGTGGCTTTAACAAGAGAGCCATTGACCCTTGTGATTAATTTTCTGGCTCTTGATAATGCTAAGAAGTTCAGTTTCACTTAATCAAATATTTGCAATGTTCAAGTTGTAACTTCCCTCCCGCTATTTATGTTCTGTTTTGTATTCCAGCATAAACATGGACTAGATTATAAAATGAAGCAGTGTTActtcatacaaaaatacaaatctacAAAATCACCAAAACTGTAGCAGTGGCACTTAAAAGGAAAATTTTTATGTTGTGGCCAGAGTAAAAACTTTAAAGGTGGCACACTAAAGCGTACAATGGATGAAAAAAattggtaatattttatttcagagaaACGTGTACTTGATCTAACCCATTAACATCACTTCAGTTTATGTAACTTGTATGTAACTGAATTATGATAAATATCCATCATGTGTTCTGGTCAGTTGGACTCAAAGAGGACTTTATTTTCTGTGACTGCTCTCACAGAGGTTATATCAACTTCACACAGACTTATATGttatgtttccatgttttaaggggacattccataggcgtaatgtttttttatgctgtacAGACTGTTAATTAACTGTGTTGTTATCCTATACCAGCCTAAACCTTACaggaaacatatttttaaataaaaaaaaatagtgtgttTTATTAGCTTGTTTCATCAGAGGGACCTAAAAAATGTACCCCCAAGGTCAAAATTTACAGGTATTCCTGTCCTTGTGGGGtaatttggtccccataacatGATAAATTCCAGGTGCACACATACATCCCCCAATTAAATATTACCTGGtacaaaaattgcattattcTATGTGGCGCCGTGTAGGatataaattaaacttttctcatcaatacatacataaaacacttgcatatacagtatacaccTACAAATTACTCACTGTATATACTACGGGAtgttcaatcaatcatttatatatatgaaatacatgTACACACTAATGAAATTCACACCAGTACATCTTATGTTAgtaataattgcatttacatttgtgaataatttgcatatacatataaactcCATGCATATACAACTacaacaccacacacactgTATGCACTGTATACACAAACTtgatgcatgcatacacacctATTATCTCTTGCACAAACTCAGTCTGCACATGCACACCCATTAAACACTCAcgcaaacatacaaaataaaattcacaaacaTAGTATTGTGATAAGAAAGATGCATGCTTTagttatgtatatacatatatgcaagTGATTTCATATGTGGATGTGTGCAAACATTTCAGTGTAAAAGTAAGCAGCGGCAAATCCAGCAGCAGATGCAAGGACACTTTAAACATTAAGCATggcttaatgcattaaaacagtatttttaataaagcatatgatgtacaaacacacagataagTGTATGCAATGTGTTTAATTACAGTGTTTCCTCCTGTGAGGAATACGTTTAACATGACTTAATGCTTTaagacagtgtttttaaaatgccaaactcattaaatacattattaactCTTTCCCCAAAGACAAATTTTATGTCAATCCCTGTTATAGGAGTATTACGGTAGGGGAAGCCCTAGCGCATGTCCTTAATGAGTTATGGGACTTCAAGATTAgagtttgaaaaaataaaaacatggctGTCATAAACAGAATGTTCTGAGATAATAGATAATAGATCATAATATAGATCATGCATGTAGATTgtgttttgaccattttgaatCTGATCGGGAGAAAGTAGGCTAGTCAGTGACGGAGATGCCTTTACAGACACATAAATATATCTAGTTATGTCGTAGATAGAGCGATAACTTGGcgatatgaatatgaatatgtatgcttgtgtgtgttgtaaCGACCAAAAACCTATATTCACATGCATCATATTATTGTGCGGTGTGCCCTTTAAGAAACTAAATCTGTTCAGTATTAACCCACGCCGTATGGTGATGACAGAGTGACTGAGTGTGTGAGAAGAAACAGGGATGATAGATTCGCTCTGccgtcttttttttgtttttctttttatttgtaacgCCAAGAAGAAAGAGTTAATCTCTCATGTGTGAGAGGAGAGCATTGTAACAGCCAATAAATTAACCCTAACTTTTCTTTTCccatctctttcttctctctgaCTCTGTTATCTGGGAAAGAGAGTTACAGTGTATAACAGTGTACAtatagagtatgtgtgtgtatatataaatatatacataggtacgtgtgtgtgcgtgtgtgaatgCATATGTGCGTTTCTGTGTATCTGTTTGTTCTGCTTACTGAATGCAATATGCAATtgcaattattcatataattatttacaggtaAAATTGTATATCTGggataatatatgtataatataagtGATAAAAACCTcatttcaacaggtcaggtctgccccaaaAACTTGTCCAATTGTCAATGAAAAGCTGGCACCACTTAGATATTCAGCTATTGAGTGACAACAGTCTGCTATGTATCTTGTCACCCACAAGAGAGATATAGTGTCCTGCAGAAACCTCAGAACTGTACCAACTGGGCAATTGGGTCCGGGAGTTGTTGTCCACATCAAGAAGTAAACAGTTTCTGCTTCAGTGCATACAGGTTTCTTCGTAGTGGGAGCTCTGAACCCTGCCCTGTTGATTGATGTAGCAGACCACATATGTGTTGTCTGTGTGAAACATGATGTCCCCTCAGGACTGTAAGGAAAtgttttagagctcaaaacacaGCCAGAAGGGAAGTGCCACAAGGGAAGCAAGCTGTTTGACCTCATGCTTGTCCCATGACTTTGCAGTTTCAGTCTGACAAGTAGGCATGGCCAAAGCCAGGTATAATTTACGTTGTTTGCAAGTACTTGTTAGTAGAAGCAATCAGTCAGCAGAAGAGGACAGCAGTCTGTAAGCGTACTGGAGTATTTACTATAGTGTTATTGCAGCATGACGAATGTCTCTGTTACTTATGTTACCTGATGGAGGGAACAGAGACATTATGCCACGTCGAAACGTTATGGCGTGTTTATCTCTGAGGCCTGATTCGCTTTGATTCTGATTCGGAGTCTGATTCTGGAGCCAAGAGCCTGAATTTCTTAAAAAGAGAAACCAGACAGTGAGTCAGCTACGGCATTAAGATATCGTGTTATGTGAGCAGCTCTGAGAGCGGCAAATTCTGAAGGTCATATGGAGGCAAACCAGCATCCTCAATAGTAGCCACCAAATCCTATGGAGGATGCAGCATTTGTGTACAGTTGAATGTTGTCAGGGTTAGTGATATTCATTGTAGAAAAAAAGATGCCGTTTCAAGAAGAGAGAAATTGTTACCACAGGCACATTTCTATTTTGCATGCACTGTATAACATGGCTCTGCTGTGGAAAGACAGAATGGCTATAATTTGgcaataatgatttttaatttttctagtAGCTAGTATTAGTCGCTTTTTGTCTATACCTGGATGGAAaccatttgtgtttttttaaagcagtggcAAAGTCAGTCGCTTTGCTGGTGTTGTAGGATTTTGAGGGTAGGAGTTTCTTGCGTGGGCTCCACTACAAAAGGAGCAGGAATCTAAAACTTGCAGTTAGCTGGTAAAATATTtgacagacacaaacaaaatttAACAATTGTAAAAGCAAAGGATAGACTACTTGGAAGAAGAGTTGAAGGTTGAGAAAATTTAGGTTGAGTGGAATAGACGCTCTTGGGGCACTGGCTGGGTTATCTGGACTAGAGGGATAGTGGCAGGAGCATAGCCATGTTACAGTGTACAGCTGAAGGAATGGATGATTGGATGAATGTGGTTGGggattttgattaaatttataaacacaaaagatgataaaaaaagatgacatGGTTTGAACGAATTTGGCTGACGTAGCTGTGTAGTTACAACTTGTCCATCTCTAGGGGGAGCCGGCAAAACTGTTTGGAACTACGGTGGAGGTACTTGCTGCTTGACACCAGGAGTGGATGATCTTGAATTGTTTTGGA includes:
- the LOC122350024 gene encoding odorant receptor 131-2-like, which encodes MNISDLSDRQEFYEESLFKNIIVVLFGISISCINSLLIYIFFKNPVFAQEPRYILYMHLIINDIITLSVSVILFVFIYLLPKMNVAICCIFILIGSSAYRNTPLNLAGMAIERFVAVCYPLHHAQVCTIQNTKILIGIIWLVGALPCLVDLLVVLVLRPLSFFTTSRTCYHENVFDLKYNIVSHVVFNIGYMCLVWVLLFYTYFKVLFSAKAAASEPAQAQKARRTILLHGVQLLLCTLSLFTSVLDGALTSLFPYYRSEIYFCDFILTSILPRLLSPLIYGMRDQKFKKYMKIALMCGFNKRAIDPCD